A single Bacillota bacterium DNA region contains:
- the rpmG gene encoding 50S ribosomal protein L33 yields the protein MRVGITLECTQCRNRNYRSNKNRRNDPDRIELKKYCKTCKTHTIHRETR from the coding sequence GTGCGAGTTGGCATAACCCTTGAGTGCACTCAATGCAGAAACAGAAACTATCGGAGCAATAAGAACAGAAGAAACGACCCAGATCGCATTGAGTTAAAGAAATACTGTAAGACCTGTAAGACTCATACGATTCACAGAGAAACCCGGTAA